From the genome of Gemmatimonas phototrophica, one region includes:
- a CDS encoding ABC transporter permease — MFGPLFAFELRGHFRRPTTWLYVAIMFFLAFFALSTEAVLTGAAMGKVKKNSPYALAQMYAIMLAIGQIITSALVGSSVLRDFEAGVHELVFTTRISRSGYLASKYMAALLAMLLVFAALPLGAIVGSAMPWVDQETLQPINLWFYLQPFLLIGVPGVFFLSALLFSVGSLTRSAFSVYVAGILLLVGYSVADELVRTLDRDQLANLIDPFAIRSIDLVTRYWTPVEKNARTLPVEGFIGINRAAWSALGALLLAVTFRFMRLEKESRVTRKSRASKADAVVRDPVNVLPRAAGSYAPPGMVAGWWSVTRFHAQSLVRSVPFLAIATIGLINTLMNAWYADQNGQNRSWPMSWLMAESSINASFLFMLILLTFYAGELVWRERQVKLDQVLDASPVQTASIVLGKMSAMLLLLLAFATAAMVGTMAVQLLKGYPVLDLPVYGLYVYVADFPTWMPMVALAFLVQALVPRKPIGHVIMILVWVSTAATANLGYDYRLLNLLSTPSLRWSDLNGTGPYLQAFPAIHGYWTSIGVVLAVLAYLSWQRGTADVPFAVRMRARFTGGTRAAVAGGLAGAGAFGGLFFYNASVLNPYFTRKEREQRQVRYEQQWRPMERLVLPKVVAVELQVDLAPTAGTARTATSYTVLNRSGVPIDTMLLNVAADAAALTVTLDSVTIDRPFTTIRHDSAWGVHLLRLASPLAPGDSLRVRVVQRFARRGFPNGQPDRSLVENGTFFNREMFPSFGYQASNELASDELRRKYALPLARRGKPRTDSAGLQRQSFLADADFVTFEATVSTDPDQIAMAPGYLQKEWTANGRRYFHYVMDTPMPNFFSVLSARWTVTKAMWGTVPVEVYHHPTHTFNVARMLDASKASLAFFSQEFGPYQHRQLRILEFPRYAGFAQSFPNTVPYSEDIGFVARVDSSDVEDTDLPYFVTAHEIAHQWFPYQRMPADVEGSQMLSESLSEYAALVVTDRQHGRAFTQKFLRAELERYLRGRAGESKGERPLTRVDLQSYIWYQKGAIAFFALRDLIGQEALHTALRAYLDEGRFTGPPYATSLDLMRHINAATPDSLKYAIEDYFETITLWDVKTDSLSSTKLANGSYKVVLTATAKKLRADSLGAETEIPMNDLVDIGVFGAAKTGTRIGEALSLRRVRVKAGTARYEFVVPVKPARAGIDPYNLLIDRNPGDNSRDIGN, encoded by the coding sequence ATGTTCGGCCCTCTGTTTGCGTTTGAGCTGCGCGGGCACTTCCGGCGTCCCACCACATGGCTGTACGTGGCCATCATGTTCTTCCTAGCCTTCTTTGCCCTGAGTACGGAAGCGGTGCTCACCGGCGCGGCCATGGGGAAGGTAAAGAAGAACAGCCCGTATGCTCTGGCACAGATGTACGCCATCATGCTGGCCATTGGGCAGATCATCACCAGCGCGCTGGTGGGGTCGTCGGTGTTGCGGGACTTCGAGGCCGGCGTGCACGAACTGGTCTTTACCACCCGAATCTCCCGCAGCGGATATCTCGCGTCCAAATACATGGCTGCCCTGCTGGCCATGTTGCTCGTGTTTGCTGCGCTGCCGCTGGGCGCCATCGTGGGCTCGGCCATGCCATGGGTCGACCAGGAAACGCTGCAGCCCATCAATCTCTGGTTCTACCTGCAGCCATTTCTGCTCATTGGCGTGCCAGGGGTCTTCTTTCTCAGCGCGCTGCTGTTCTCGGTTGGGTCGCTCACCCGCAGTGCCTTTAGTGTGTACGTAGCTGGAATCCTGCTGCTGGTGGGGTATTCCGTCGCCGACGAACTGGTGCGCACGCTCGATCGCGACCAGCTCGCCAACCTGATTGATCCGTTTGCCATTCGCTCCATCGATCTGGTGACGCGCTACTGGACGCCGGTGGAGAAGAACGCCCGGACGCTCCCGGTGGAGGGATTCATTGGCATCAATCGCGCGGCGTGGTCGGCGCTCGGGGCGCTGTTGCTTGCCGTGACGTTCCGCTTCATGCGACTCGAAAAGGAATCGCGGGTTACGCGTAAGTCACGCGCGTCCAAGGCCGACGCCGTGGTGCGCGACCCGGTGAATGTGCTGCCACGAGCCGCAGGGAGCTATGCACCACCAGGTATGGTGGCGGGATGGTGGAGCGTCACACGGTTTCATGCCCAATCGCTCGTACGTAGCGTGCCGTTTCTGGCCATTGCCACCATCGGACTTATCAACACGCTGATGAACGCGTGGTATGCGGATCAGAACGGGCAGAACCGCTCGTGGCCCATGAGCTGGCTGATGGCCGAGTCGTCCATTAACGCGTCGTTCCTGTTCATGCTCATTCTGCTGACGTTCTATGCCGGGGAGCTGGTGTGGCGTGAACGACAGGTGAAGCTTGATCAGGTACTGGACGCCTCACCGGTACAAACAGCGAGTATTGTTTTGGGCAAGATGTCGGCCATGCTGCTGCTCTTGCTGGCGTTCGCCACCGCCGCCATGGTGGGCACCATGGCCGTGCAATTGCTAAAGGGCTATCCGGTGCTCGATCTGCCGGTGTACGGGTTGTACGTCTACGTCGCGGACTTTCCGACGTGGATGCCCATGGTGGCGTTGGCGTTTCTCGTGCAAGCGCTGGTGCCGCGCAAGCCCATTGGTCATGTGATCATGATTCTGGTGTGGGTGAGTACCGCTGCCACCGCCAATCTGGGATATGACTACCGGCTGCTGAATCTGCTGTCCACGCCCAGTCTGCGCTGGTCCGACCTTAACGGCACCGGTCCGTATCTGCAGGCCTTTCCGGCAATACATGGGTACTGGACATCCATTGGCGTGGTGCTGGCGGTGTTGGCGTATCTGTCCTGGCAACGGGGCACGGCGGACGTACCGTTTGCGGTGCGTATGCGAGCGCGGTTCACCGGTGGAACGCGCGCGGCGGTGGCGGGCGGATTGGCAGGAGCCGGCGCGTTTGGTGGACTTTTTTTTTACAACGCCAGTGTGCTCAATCCCTACTTCACGCGTAAGGAACGGGAGCAGCGGCAGGTGCGCTACGAACAGCAGTGGCGCCCGATGGAACGGCTGGTGCTGCCCAAGGTCGTGGCCGTTGAGCTGCAGGTAGATCTTGCACCCACGGCCGGTACGGCCCGCACAGCCACGAGCTATACCGTGCTGAACCGGAGTGGCGTGCCGATTGATACAATGTTGCTCAATGTGGCCGCCGATGCCGCCGCACTGACCGTCACGCTGGATTCAGTCACCATCGACCGGCCGTTCACGACAATCCGGCACGACAGCGCCTGGGGCGTGCACCTGCTGCGCCTGGCAAGCCCTCTCGCGCCCGGGGACTCGCTGCGCGTTCGCGTGGTGCAGCGGTTTGCCCGTCGTGGTTTCCCGAACGGGCAGCCTGACCGCTCGTTGGTGGAGAATGGCACATTCTTCAACCGGGAGATGTTTCCCTCCTTCGGGTACCAGGCGTCCAACGAGCTCGCCAGCGATGAACTGCGTCGCAAGTATGCACTGCCGCTCGCCCGCCGTGGAAAGCCACGCACCGATTCGGCGGGGCTACAGCGACAGTCGTTCCTGGCCGATGCCGACTTCGTGACGTTCGAGGCCACCGTCAGTACCGATCCGGATCAGATTGCCATGGCGCCCGGCTACCTGCAAAAGGAATGGACGGCCAATGGGCGGCGCTACTTCCACTATGTGATGGATACGCCGATGCCGAATTTCTTTTCGGTGCTGTCCGCACGGTGGACCGTGACGAAAGCCATGTGGGGCACGGTGCCAGTGGAGGTGTATCACCATCCCACGCACACGTTCAACGTGGCGCGCATGCTGGATGCGTCCAAGGCATCGTTGGCGTTCTTTTCGCAGGAGTTCGGTCCGTACCAGCACCGGCAGCTCCGCATTCTCGAATTTCCGCGCTACGCCGGCTTTGCGCAGTCGTTTCCCAATACGGTGCCGTACTCCGAGGACATCGGCTTTGTGGCACGGGTAGACAGTTCGGACGTGGAAGACACGGATCTGCCGTACTTTGTCACCGCGCACGAAATCGCCCACCAGTGGTTCCCGTATCAGCGCATGCCGGCCGATGTGGAAGGTTCGCAGATGTTGTCGGAGTCGCTCTCGGAGTACGCGGCGTTGGTGGTGACCGACCGCCAGCACGGGCGGGCCTTTACGCAGAAGTTCCTGCGCGCCGAACTGGAGCGGTACCTCCGTGGTCGCGCCGGTGAAAGCAAGGGCGAGCGGCCACTCACGCGGGTAGATCTCCAGAGTTACATCTGGTACCAGAAGGGAGCGATCGCGTTTTTCGCCTTACGCGATCTCATTGGGCAGGAGGCGCTGCACACCGCGCTGCGCGCCTACCTCGACGAAGGCCGGTTTACCGGCCCGCCGTACGCCACCTCGCTCGACCTCATGCGGCACATCAATGCGGCCACGCCGGATTCGCTCAAGTACGCCATTGAGGATTACTTCGAGACGATCACCCTGTGGGATGTGAAGACCGACAGTCTCTCCAGTACGAAACTGGCCAATGGGTCGTACAAGGTGGTGCTCACGGCCACGGCCAAGAAGCTGCGGGCCGATTCACTTGGCGCGGAAACCGAAATCCCCATGAACGATCTGGTGGATATCGGGGTGTTCGGTGCAGCCAAGACTGGAACCCGCATTGGCGAGGCGCTGAGCCTCAGGCGTGTGCGGGTGAAAGCGGGCACCGCGCGCTACGAATTCGTGGTACCGGTCAAGCCGGCTCGCGCCGGTATTGACCCGTACAACCTCCTCATTGATCGCAATCCGGGGGACAACTCCCGCGATATCGGCAACTGA
- a CDS encoding ABC transporter ATP-binding protein, whose amino-acid sequence MTLRIQSVSKTYPNGVRALQDLSLTIAPGMFGLLGPNGAGKSSLMRTIATLQPPDSGSIMFRDLDVLREPEKLRAQLGYLPQEFGLYPNMPADAILDHFATLKGVVQPGERKELVASLLHQVNLYDVRKKSVGGYSGGMKQRLGIAIALAGSPKLLIVDEPTAGLDPTERNRFLNLLAEIGDDVVVILSTHIVEDVRELCSQMAVINKGQVVVQGEPERILDEVRGHIWRRTIPRQQAEAYRAQYQVISSRMVAGNTVLHVYATSHPGDGFEQVEPSLEDVYFHRLAEASGGRVPVEA is encoded by the coding sequence ATGACCCTGCGAATTCAAAGCGTTTCCAAAACGTATCCCAACGGCGTTCGTGCGTTGCAGGATCTGTCGTTGACTATTGCGCCGGGAATGTTCGGGCTGCTTGGCCCCAACGGTGCGGGCAAGTCGTCGCTGATGCGCACCATTGCGACGCTGCAGCCACCCGACAGCGGTTCCATCATGTTCCGCGACCTCGATGTCCTGCGCGAGCCGGAGAAGCTGCGCGCGCAACTGGGGTACCTGCCACAGGAATTCGGGCTGTACCCCAACATGCCGGCCGACGCCATCCTCGATCACTTCGCCACGCTCAAAGGGGTGGTGCAGCCGGGCGAGCGCAAGGAGCTGGTGGCATCGCTGCTGCATCAGGTCAACCTCTACGATGTCCGCAAGAAGAGTGTGGGCGGGTATTCGGGAGGCATGAAGCAGCGGCTGGGCATTGCCATTGCGCTCGCCGGCAGCCCCAAACTGCTCATTGTGGACGAACCCACCGCTGGCCTTGATCCCACGGAGCGGAACCGTTTTCTCAATCTGTTGGCCGAGATCGGTGACGATGTGGTGGTGATCCTGTCCACACACATCGTGGAAGATGTCCGCGAACTCTGTTCGCAGATGGCCGTGATCAACAAGGGGCAGGTGGTGGTGCAGGGGGAGCCGGAGCGCATTCTGGATGAAGTGCGTGGGCATATCTGGCGCCGCACCATTCCGCGGCAACAAGCCGAGGCGTATCGCGCGCAGTATCAGGTGATCTCGAGTCGCATGGTGGCCGGCAACACGGTGCTGCATGTGTATGCCACGAGTCACCCGGGTGATGGCTTCGAACAGGTGGAGCCCAGTCTCGAGGACGTGTACTTCCACCGTCTGGCGGAAGCCTCCGGTGGTCGTGTTCCCGTGGAGGCCTGA
- a CDS encoding porin: protein MLVGGRLDAQDAGRPPARTDDERGRLDLGVGDEIRVSLGGYLQVDGRWASGPQARAPDGLLLRRARLVFDAAHRQGWHVRLQPDFGQGRVQVQDAFVGWRGRALTARLGRFRPAFGTERMQSSSTLLFAERSAVNTLMPSRSMGGQISVQGGALTLTGGAFRTPLRTDAPIVDTDGDVSATSGVGYDLLARSSWRRTAKTIYAEVQASVLAGEERGTLETPAVARLLSVGQQPLAVFRSDGTNEGTVIADGRRGRASVGGVAGTARLMVGAEAAQQWQRVRLSATDRLVRSAALSLRSALVLNGIRDVHQEITPRGGAGAIEVGARAGLLRLTHDVAPRLLAGGSVREARTAGVAIGWIPTVTTRLTAALDATTPTLGGRREHVAVMRWQQAF from the coding sequence ATGCTTGTGGGGGGGCGCCTCGATGCACAGGATGCTGGGCGCCCGCCGGCGCGCACCGATGATGAGCGCGGCCGTCTTGATCTCGGCGTTGGCGATGAGATACGCGTCAGTCTTGGCGGCTATCTCCAGGTGGATGGCCGATGGGCATCCGGACCGCAGGCGCGCGCCCCCGATGGCCTGCTGCTGCGTCGCGCGCGGTTGGTCTTCGATGCCGCCCATCGGCAAGGATGGCATGTGCGATTACAACCGGACTTCGGCCAGGGGCGCGTGCAGGTCCAGGATGCCTTTGTGGGCTGGCGCGGCCGCGCCCTGACGGCTCGATTGGGGCGCTTTCGCCCCGCGTTCGGCACCGAGCGCATGCAGTCCTCCAGTACACTGTTGTTCGCCGAACGCAGCGCGGTGAACACGCTTATGCCCAGCCGCAGTATGGGTGGCCAAATCAGCGTTCAGGGAGGGGCGCTCACCCTGACGGGCGGCGCCTTCCGCACGCCGTTGCGGACCGATGCGCCTATTGTGGACACCGACGGCGATGTCAGTGCCACCTCCGGCGTCGGCTACGACCTGCTGGCGCGCAGCAGTTGGCGACGTACCGCCAAGACGATCTATGCGGAAGTGCAGGCGAGCGTCCTGGCGGGCGAGGAACGGGGGACACTCGAGACGCCAGCCGTGGCCCGGCTGCTTTCGGTCGGCCAGCAGCCGCTGGCCGTGTTTCGCAGCGACGGGACCAACGAAGGGACGGTTATTGCCGACGGCCGGCGCGGGCGCGCCTCGGTGGGCGGCGTCGCGGGCACTGCGCGCCTCATGGTTGGCGCCGAAGCCGCGCAGCAGTGGCAGCGGGTCCGACTGTCCGCCACCGATCGCCTCGTTCGCAGCGCGGCGCTCTCGCTGCGCTCGGCACTGGTCTTGAACGGCATCCGCGATGTGCATCAGGAGATCACGCCACGCGGCGGCGCCGGCGCCATCGAAGTAGGCGCACGCGCCGGCCTGTTGCGGCTCACGCATGACGTGGCCCCGCGGCTGTTAGCGGGGGGATCGGTGCGTGAGGCTCGCACGGCTGGTGTGGCCATTGGGTGGATTCCCACCGTGACCACTCGCCTGACTGCCGCTCTTGATGCAACCACACCGACCCTTGGCGGTCGTCGTGAACATGTCGCGGTCATGCGTTGGCAGCAGGCGTTCTAG
- a CDS encoding prohibitin family protein, producing MHATRVSSRRFPTAYRATALAFCAVPLLTACATIRQDEIGVKTSFGRISSGPLQPGAQFVIPGINSVLRVPARVVNREVRLEMPSKEGLNVAAEVSILYRAKTENIRQILETSGVSYEDDVIIPVFRSAAADVSARYMAKDMHSGTRTGIEQAIRQQMMETLSPRGFVVENVLLKSIKLPSDLARAIEEKLEAEQRSEQMRFVLDREKQEAERRTIEAQGIRDSWAIIAQGLTPAIINYQQIEAFRELARSNNAKVIVTDGKSPMMLTNDTSVDPRISTGAMESSTANAPRREVRPSLPPLPVRKP from the coding sequence ATGCATGCGACCCGTGTCTCCTCCCGCCGATTCCCAACGGCTTACCGCGCCACTGCGCTCGCGTTCTGTGCGGTGCCACTGCTGACGGCCTGCGCCACCATCCGTCAGGATGAAATCGGGGTAAAGACCAGCTTCGGGCGGATCTCCAGCGGCCCGCTGCAGCCCGGTGCCCAGTTCGTCATTCCCGGCATCAACTCGGTGCTGCGCGTGCCGGCACGTGTGGTCAATCGCGAGGTGCGTCTTGAGATGCCGTCCAAGGAAGGGCTCAATGTGGCGGCGGAAGTATCCATTCTCTATCGCGCGAAAACGGAAAACATCCGCCAGATCCTCGAAACGAGCGGTGTGAGCTACGAAGACGATGTCATTATTCCGGTGTTCCGCTCTGCCGCGGCCGATGTCTCGGCGCGCTATATGGCCAAGGACATGCACTCGGGTACCCGTACGGGCATCGAGCAGGCCATTCGGCAGCAGATGATGGAGACCCTCTCACCGCGAGGCTTCGTGGTGGAGAATGTGCTGCTCAAGAGTATCAAGCTGCCTTCGGACCTGGCGCGCGCCATTGAGGAGAAGCTGGAAGCGGAGCAGCGTTCGGAGCAGATGCGCTTCGTTCTTGATCGGGAAAAGCAGGAGGCCGAGCGGCGGACTATTGAGGCGCAGGGTATCCGTGATTCGTGGGCGATCATCGCCCAGGGGTTGACGCCGGCCATCATCAATTACCAGCAGATCGAAGCGTTCCGGGAGTTGGCGCGCAGCAACAACGCCAAGGTCATCGTGACGGATGGCAAGTCACCCATGATGCTGACAAACGACACCTCGGTGGACCCGCGCATCAGCACGGGCGCGATGGAATCGAGTACGGCCAACGCCCCGCGTCGCGAAGTCCGGCCGTCGCTGCCGCCGCTCCCTGTACGCAAGCCGTGA
- a CDS encoding aminotransferase class V-fold PLP-dependent enzyme, with translation MNMPLSGTVRLATPADHEAIHRLNYRTFVEEIPQHAPNTAHRLVDRFHDENVYAVYEVGGEVVGMVTGRAQRPFSLDQKLGAIDQWLPPGCTPVEIRLLAVEPAFRATRVFVRLAQFITAHFMQRGFDAAVISGTTRQLALYHHMGFTPFGPRIGSDDAQYQPMVITQAQVQQWPPALMVTGHRPVRGGNFQTGPVGMKPAVQAAMNASALSHRADAFMAQYREVQTQLCTMTQARHATLLLGSGTLANDVVGAQLLQLDSRGVIVSNGEFGERLVDHATRLGLPHTVVRAPWGAALDFDAVDAAMITTRAQWLWAVHTETSTGVVNDLDLLRTLAQRHRARLALDAVSSVGALPIRLDGVWCASAVSGKALASFPGVAVVLYEELPATPPVRVPRYLDLHLAAASDGVPFTQSSNLLNALHASLTSTDWPTRIAQRRRDGRWLREALAQRGLHTLAAQDCASPIVHTIPLPPTVSAQLVGLTLRQQQWHVGFESAYLRARNWLQLCLMGEYEDASLRALPSAVSTATAHVTRSANGSSGAGEFPQHEAGHFSHHFVHGRALV, from the coding sequence ATGAACATGCCCCTTTCCGGAACGGTGAGACTGGCGACCCCGGCCGACCACGAGGCCATTCATCGCCTGAACTACCGCACATTCGTCGAGGAAATCCCTCAGCATGCGCCCAACACAGCGCACCGCCTGGTAGATCGTTTCCACGACGAGAACGTGTACGCGGTCTATGAGGTGGGCGGCGAGGTGGTCGGTATGGTGACCGGCCGTGCCCAGCGCCCATTCTCGCTCGACCAGAAGCTCGGCGCCATCGACCAGTGGCTGCCGCCGGGGTGCACGCCCGTGGAGATCCGGTTGCTGGCCGTGGAACCGGCGTTCCGGGCCACCAGAGTGTTCGTGCGATTGGCGCAGTTCATCACCGCACACTTCATGCAGCGCGGCTTTGATGCGGCCGTCATCTCCGGCACCACCCGCCAGCTGGCGCTCTACCACCATATGGGATTTACCCCTTTTGGCCCGCGTATTGGCTCAGACGACGCCCAGTACCAGCCGATGGTCATAACCCAGGCGCAGGTGCAGCAGTGGCCACCGGCGCTCATGGTCACAGGTCACCGCCCGGTGCGTGGCGGCAACTTCCAGACGGGTCCGGTAGGTATGAAGCCTGCCGTCCAGGCCGCCATGAATGCGTCAGCCCTGTCGCACCGGGCAGACGCGTTCATGGCGCAGTACCGCGAGGTGCAGACACAGCTGTGCACCATGACGCAGGCTCGGCACGCCACCCTGCTCCTTGGTTCGGGGACGTTGGCCAATGACGTGGTGGGTGCGCAGTTGCTGCAGCTGGATAGCCGTGGCGTGATTGTCAGCAATGGTGAGTTTGGTGAACGGCTCGTGGATCATGCCACGCGACTTGGCCTGCCCCATACGGTGGTGAGGGCGCCGTGGGGGGCAGCGCTGGATTTCGATGCGGTGGACGCGGCCATGATCACGACTCGCGCCCAGTGGCTGTGGGCGGTGCATACGGAAACCAGCACCGGCGTGGTGAATGATCTCGATCTGCTGCGCACGCTGGCGCAACGGCATCGGGCCCGCCTGGCCCTCGACGCCGTGAGTAGTGTAGGGGCTCTCCCGATACGTCTCGATGGGGTCTGGTGTGCCAGCGCGGTGAGTGGCAAGGCGCTGGCGTCATTTCCAGGAGTGGCCGTGGTGTTGTACGAGGAGCTGCCGGCAACACCGCCTGTGCGGGTCCCCCGCTACCTCGATCTCCACCTCGCCGCTGCCAGCGACGGCGTCCCTTTCACGCAATCGTCCAATCTGCTCAATGCACTGCATGCCAGTCTCACCAGCACCGACTGGCCCACCCGCATCGCACAGCGACGGCGCGATGGGCGCTGGCTGCGCGAGGCGCTGGCGCAGCGGGGGCTGCACACGCTCGCCGCTCAGGACTGCGCGTCGCCCATCGTTCACACGATCCCGCTCCCCCCAACCGTGTCCGCGCAGCTGGTCGGGCTGACGCTACGGCAACAGCAGTGGCATGTAGGGTTCGAGAGTGCCTACCTGCGAGCGCGTAATTGGCTGCAACTGTGCCTCATGGGGGAATACGAGGACGCATCGCTGCGGGCACTCCCCAGTGCCGTATCCACGGCCACCGCGCATGTCACCCGATCCGCCAACGGGTCGTCAGGCGCGGGAGAGTTCCCGCAGCACGAGGCGGGTCACTTTTCGCACCATTTCGTCCACGGGCGCGCTCTCGTCTGA
- a CDS encoding NAD(P)-binding domain-containing protein gives MFLLPFHVVGCTHEANPADLVGRVRLSHERLTGALAELQRRNVSAVIVSTCHRTELYWWGDGELHEWFAELLRDGRTDDLKFERADADLAVRHLFAVAAGMKSARFGEPEILGQIRRAWMLAQSAGTSRGPIDGAFRQAIDAARHIRADMGTDADASLGELVHERLSAQLGNPSRVLVLGSGDAARGVLQVLRTRPIPGAMVSVTSRTDTRAATLAAAYQCPVVPWGDREGAIRSADAVVFAVHVTSPLVSAGFEDTLPTRYTSAVWIDLGVPAAVHSAFAAPQVDLVTLAALETQRGAEVHRAQWRALHEARHRRAAVALQQELARYARATHRHHLGARLGALEEQALAVATSDESAPVDEMVRKVTRLVLRELSRA, from the coding sequence ATGTTCCTCCTCCCGTTTCATGTCGTCGGGTGTACGCACGAGGCCAATCCAGCCGATCTCGTGGGGCGCGTCCGACTGTCACATGAGCGCCTCACCGGGGCGCTTGCCGAGCTCCAGCGCCGAAATGTGTCGGCGGTGATCGTGAGTACCTGTCATCGCACTGAGTTGTACTGGTGGGGTGACGGGGAGTTGCATGAATGGTTTGCCGAGCTGCTGCGCGATGGGCGCACCGATGACTTGAAGTTCGAACGCGCCGACGCCGATCTTGCCGTCCGTCATTTGTTTGCCGTGGCGGCAGGCATGAAGTCAGCGCGTTTCGGAGAACCGGAGATCCTTGGTCAGATCCGCCGCGCGTGGATGCTTGCGCAAAGCGCGGGAACAAGCCGCGGTCCGATTGATGGGGCGTTCCGCCAGGCCATTGATGCGGCACGCCACATTCGAGCCGACATGGGCACGGATGCCGACGCCTCCCTCGGCGAACTGGTGCACGAGCGACTGTCGGCACAATTGGGCAATCCCTCACGCGTTCTGGTGCTTGGCTCTGGCGACGCCGCCCGCGGAGTGCTTCAAGTGCTGCGTACTCGCCCCATTCCGGGAGCCATGGTTTCAGTCACCAGCCGGACCGATACCCGGGCCGCCACTTTGGCGGCGGCGTACCAGTGTCCGGTGGTGCCCTGGGGCGATCGCGAGGGCGCGATACGCAGCGCGGATGCCGTGGTTTTCGCCGTGCACGTGACTTCGCCTCTGGTGTCGGCCGGGTTTGAAGACACCCTGCCGACGCGCTACACGTCGGCGGTGTGGATCGATCTCGGCGTGCCGGCCGCCGTGCACTCCGCGTTTGCCGCGCCGCAGGTCGACCTCGTGACCTTGGCAGCGCTCGAGACCCAGCGTGGTGCGGAGGTTCATCGTGCGCAGTGGCGCGCGCTGCATGAAGCCCGTCACCGGCGAGCAGCGGTGGCCTTGCAGCAGGAGCTCGCGCGCTATGCCCGAGCCACCCATCGCCATCACCTTGGCGCCCGGCTGGGGGCGTTGGAAGAGCAGGCGCTTGCCGTGGCCACCTCAGACGAGAGCGCGCCCGTGGACGAAATGGTGCGAAAAGTGACCCGCCTCGTGCTGCGGGAACTCTCCCGCGCCTGA
- the hemH gene encoding ferrochelatase: MTPSDVLPFRRPAAPSAGAAPRPAGGTGIVMMNLGGPATLDQVEPFLLRLFADREIIQLPFQDYLGKFIATRRAPKVRKLYDAIGGGSPILKWTEAQGEAMCRRLDEMSPESAPHKFYVAFRYAPPFADDALQAMKADGITRAIAFTQYPQWSCSTTGSSLNDLWRAAERTGLKDAFEWSLIDRWGEHPGFVSSMASAVEDGLDEFPAEERDDVLVMFSAHSLPLSVIDRGDAYPSEISATVSRVVQAIGLRNPHMVTYQSEVGPVRWLGPSTETVIEQLAKRGQKNVLVVPIAFTSDHIETLSELDIEYAELAHKLGMPGFKRAPALNARPEFLDALADIVYEHLQAGAPWSTQYRQKCPGCVNTACRGVPSRVAGTTASANPATVCTPGSASAVELAGRR, translated from the coding sequence ATGACGCCTTCCGACGTACTCCCCTTCCGCCGCCCCGCCGCCCCCTCGGCCGGCGCGGCCCCGCGCCCCGCTGGCGGAACCGGCATCGTGATGATGAATCTCGGTGGTCCCGCGACGCTCGATCAGGTGGAGCCGTTTCTGCTCCGCCTGTTTGCTGATCGCGAAATCATTCAGCTACCGTTTCAGGATTACCTCGGCAAGTTCATCGCCACCCGGCGCGCGCCCAAAGTGCGCAAGCTGTACGATGCCATTGGTGGAGGGTCTCCCATTCTCAAGTGGACCGAAGCGCAAGGTGAAGCCATGTGCCGTCGGCTCGACGAGATGTCGCCGGAGTCGGCGCCGCACAAGTTCTACGTGGCCTTCCGCTATGCGCCACCGTTTGCCGATGATGCGCTGCAGGCCATGAAGGCGGATGGCATCACGCGTGCGATTGCCTTTACGCAGTACCCGCAGTGGTCGTGCTCCACCACAGGGTCCAGTCTCAATGATCTCTGGCGCGCCGCCGAGCGCACGGGGCTCAAGGATGCCTTCGAGTGGAGCCTGATTGATCGCTGGGGAGAGCATCCCGGGTTCGTGAGCTCCATGGCCAGCGCCGTGGAAGACGGGCTGGACGAATTTCCGGCAGAAGAGCGCGACGACGTCCTGGTCATGTTCAGTGCGCATTCCCTCCCGCTGTCGGTCATTGACCGTGGCGACGCCTACCCGTCCGAGATCTCGGCGACGGTGAGCCGAGTGGTGCAGGCTATTGGATTGCGCAATCCGCACATGGTGACCTACCAGTCCGAAGTGGGGCCCGTGCGGTGGCTGGGGCCCAGCACGGAAACGGTCATTGAACAGCTGGCCAAGCGTGGGCAGAAAAACGTACTCGTGGTGCCCATTGCCTTTACCAGTGATCACATCGAGACGTTGTCCGAGCTCGATATCGAGTACGCCGAACTCGCGCACAAGCTGGGCATGCCAGGCTTCAAGCGAGCACCCGCTCTCAACGCCCGTCCGGAGTTTCTGGATGCGCTGGCCGACATCGTGTACGAACATCTGCAGGCCGGTGCGCCCTGGAGCACGCAGTATCGGCAGAAGTGCCCCGGATGTGTGAACACCGCATGCCGAGGCGTTCCGTCGAGAGTGGCTGGTACAACGGCGAGCGCCAACCCCGCTACGGTGTGCACGCCAGGGAGTGCGTCGGCCGTGGAGCTGGCGGGTCGTCGCTGA